The following coding sequences are from one Ornithodoros turicata isolate Travis chromosome 1, ASM3712646v1, whole genome shotgun sequence window:
- the LOC135378229 gene encoding acanthoscurrin-1-like, which yields MKALIVVSVLAVVVGIAFAGGFGGGHGGGSSFGTAIILKGGGGGGFGGGHGGGFGGGFGGGFGGGFGGGGGGGKAVSGPTYLVKTVHHVSKIHGGGGLIGGGGGGGFGGGIGGGYGGGGGIGGGYGGGGGGGHGGWW from the coding sequence ATCGTCGTCTCCGTATTGGCCGTCGTGGTCGGCATTGCTTTTGCCGGTGGTTTTGGCGGCGGTCACGGAGGTGGCAGCAGCTTCGGAACTGCCATCATACTCAAGGGAGGCGGAGGCGGAGGCTTCGGTGGTGGACATGGTGGAGGTTTCGGCGGAGGTTTCGGCGGAGGCTTCGGCGGAGGATTTGGTGGAGGCGGAGGCGGCGGCAAGGCAGTCAGTGGACCCACCTACCTAGTGAAAACAGTCCACCACGTCAGCAAGATCCACGGTGGAGGAGGCCTGattggcggtggtggtggtggtgggttcgGCGGTGGAATTGGTGGAGGATACGGAGGCGGCGGTGGAATTGGTGGAGGATATGGAGGCGGCGGTGGTGGCGGCCATGGCGGATGGTGGTAA